From the Clostridiales bacterium FE2011 genome, one window contains:
- a CDS encoding RNA-binding transcriptional accessory protein yields the protein MDFVNRLAGEFKLRPQQVQAAVELLDAGNTIPFIARYRKEATGSLDDQVLREMAERLEYLRNLEKRREEIASSLEEQGVMTDELKAQLAKAVTLSELEDIYRPFRPKRRTRATVAKERGLEPLALWLMLQQAGDPAAEAAKYINEEKEVPDVETALAGARDILAETVSDSAEIRKELRALLNREGVLHSKAAKEEDSVYSMYYDFREPVRSIAAHRILAVNRGEREEFLKVTLEAPEEKAQDAIRKAFVRNNTPAAQQVAEACADAWERLVFPSLEREIRNDLTDRANVSAIKVFSDNLHQLLMQPPIKGKVTLGVDPGFRTGCKLAVVDENGKVLDTGVGYFTLPGNEGGKAAAAKLIKGFVNKYGITAVAIGNGTASRESEQFIVSLLPELPGVAYMIVSEAGASVYSASKLAAEEFPDFDVTQRSAVSIARRMQDPLAELVKIDPKAIGVGQYQHDLKQNELTAALDGVVEQCVNQVGVEVSTASAELLSHVAGIGPALAKNIVAYREENGIASRATLKKVPKLGPKAYEQCAGFLRVMDSKNPLDATAVHPESYDAAKLLLEKLGYDMKEIRGGAADVVHRASRYGHEKLAAEIGVGLPTLNDMLGELAKPGRDPRDELPKPVLRTDVLEMKDLKPGMELTGTVRNVIDFGAFVDIGVHQDGLVHISRMAEKFIRHPSEVVKVGDIVKVWVVSVDEQKKRIALTMVQGRM from the coding sequence ATGGATTTTGTGAACAGACTGGCGGGGGAGTTTAAGCTGCGGCCGCAGCAGGTACAGGCAGCGGTGGAACTGCTGGACGCGGGGAACACGATTCCCTTCATTGCACGGTACCGGAAAGAAGCGACTGGCTCGCTGGATGACCAGGTGCTGCGGGAGATGGCAGAACGGCTGGAATACCTGCGGAACCTGGAAAAGCGCCGGGAGGAAATTGCTTCTTCCCTGGAAGAACAGGGCGTCATGACCGATGAACTGAAGGCCCAGCTGGCAAAGGCTGTGACCCTCAGTGAACTGGAAGATATATACCGTCCTTTCCGGCCGAAACGCCGGACCCGGGCAACCGTGGCAAAGGAACGGGGACTGGAACCTCTTGCCCTGTGGCTGATGCTTCAGCAGGCGGGAGATCCCGCGGCGGAAGCGGCCAAGTATATCAATGAAGAAAAAGAAGTGCCCGACGTGGAGACGGCACTGGCCGGGGCAAGGGATATCCTGGCGGAAACGGTGAGCGACAGCGCGGAGATCCGGAAGGAACTGCGGGCGCTGCTGAACCGGGAAGGCGTCCTGCACAGCAAGGCAGCCAAAGAGGAAGACAGCGTATACAGCATGTATTACGACTTCCGGGAGCCGGTGAGGAGCATTGCGGCGCACCGCATTCTGGCGGTGAACCGGGGCGAGCGGGAAGAGTTCCTGAAGGTGACCCTGGAGGCGCCGGAAGAAAAGGCCCAGGACGCGATCCGCAAGGCCTTTGTGCGGAACAATACTCCCGCGGCGCAGCAGGTGGCGGAAGCCTGCGCGGACGCCTGGGAACGGCTGGTGTTCCCATCCCTGGAACGGGAAATCCGGAACGACCTGACCGACCGGGCCAACGTCAGCGCAATCAAGGTGTTCAGCGACAACCTGCATCAGCTGCTGATGCAGCCGCCCATCAAGGGCAAGGTGACCCTGGGCGTGGACCCGGGCTTTCGGACGGGCTGCAAGCTGGCAGTGGTGGACGAAAACGGCAAGGTACTGGATACCGGTGTGGGCTATTTCACCCTGCCGGGCAATGAAGGCGGCAAGGCAGCCGCGGCAAAGCTGATCAAAGGCTTTGTGAATAAGTACGGCATTACGGCGGTGGCCATCGGCAATGGCACGGCCAGCCGGGAAAGCGAACAGTTTATTGTATCCCTGCTGCCGGAACTGCCGGGCGTGGCCTATATGATCGTCAGTGAGGCGGGTGCCTCGGTATACAGCGCCAGCAAGCTGGCGGCAGAAGAGTTCCCGGACTTTGACGTGACCCAGCGCAGTGCGGTTTCCATTGCCCGCCGGATGCAGGACCCGCTGGCGGAACTGGTGAAGATTGATCCGAAGGCCATCGGCGTGGGTCAGTATCAGCACGACCTGAAACAGAATGAGCTGACCGCGGCCCTGGACGGCGTGGTGGAACAGTGCGTGAACCAGGTGGGCGTTGAGGTCAGCACGGCCTCGGCGGAACTGCTGAGCCATGTGGCGGGCATCGGGCCGGCCCTGGCCAAGAACATTGTGGCATATCGCGAAGAAAACGGCATTGCCAGCCGCGCGACCCTGAAGAAGGTGCCGAAGCTTGGACCGAAGGCCTATGAGCAGTGCGCGGGCTTCCTGCGGGTGATGGACAGCAAGAATCCCCTGGATGCCACCGCGGTCCACCCGGAAAGCTATGACGCGGCCAAGCTGCTGCTGGAAAAGCTGGGCTATGATATGAAGGAAATCCGGGGCGGCGCGGCGGACGTGGTGCACCGGGCCAGCCGCTACGGCCACGAAAAGCTGGCGGCGGAGATCGGCGTCGGACTTCCGACGCTGAACGATATGCTGGGTGAACTGGCCAAGCCCGGACGGGATCCCCGTGACGAGCTGCCCAAGCCGGTGCTCCGGACGGACGTGCTGGAGATGAAGGACCTGAAACCCGGCATGGAACTGACCGGTACCGTGCGGAACGTGATTGACTTCGGCGCCTTTGTGGATATCGGGGTGCACCAGGACGGACTGGTGCATATCAGCCGCATGGCGGAGAAGTTTATCCGGCATCCCTCCGAGGTTGTGAAGGTGGGGGATATCGTGAAGGTATGGGTGGTCAGTGTGGATGAGCAAAAGAAACGCATCGCACTGACGATGGTACAGGGAAGAATGTGA
- a CDS encoding adenylosuccinate synthase gives MACTAIVGINWGDEGKGRMVDLLTEQIDIVVRYQGGGNAGHTVINEHGKFALHLLPSGIFRKNVINILGNGVAMDPESLMNEIKDVANKGVAVTPENLKISDRASLLMPWHRRLDELEEQRLADKKYGSTKQGIAPFYSDKYQKKTVMAGELFYPERLRAHLKDLMEWKNLIIKGVYGAEPYTWDEIENWLNTSCEAIKPYICDTGDLLREAEENGKRIMFEAQLGSLRDLDHGIYPMTTSSNTIAAYAPVGSGLPSAQLDRIIGVVKAYSTCVGEGPFTCEMFGEEAEKLREAGHEYGAKTGRPRRVGPVDLVATRYGVQVQGATEIALTKLDVLSYLDEIPVCVRYELNGEMTDKFPFPAALDDCKPVIETVKGWKKDISGVRTWEDLPEEAKAYVQMIEKAIRCPIKWVSVGPERDSIIMR, from the coding sequence ATGGCTTGTACAGCGATCGTTGGAATCAACTGGGGCGACGAAGGCAAAGGCCGCATGGTGGACCTGCTGACGGAGCAGATTGACATTGTGGTTCGCTATCAGGGCGGCGGAAACGCCGGCCACACCGTTATCAATGAGCACGGAAAGTTTGCCCTGCATCTGCTGCCCTCCGGCATTTTCCGGAAGAATGTGATCAACATTCTCGGCAACGGTGTTGCCATGGACCCGGAAAGCCTGATGAATGAGATTAAGGACGTTGCGAACAAGGGTGTTGCCGTGACTCCCGAAAACCTGAAGATCAGTGACCGTGCCTCCCTGCTCATGCCCTGGCACCGCCGGCTGGACGAGCTGGAAGAACAGCGCCTGGCTGACAAGAAGTACGGTTCCACCAAACAGGGTATTGCTCCCTTCTATTCTGACAAGTATCAGAAGAAGACCGTCATGGCGGGCGAACTGTTCTATCCGGAACGGCTCCGTGCCCACCTGAAGGACCTGATGGAGTGGAAAAACCTGATCATCAAGGGCGTATACGGTGCCGAACCCTATACCTGGGATGAGATTGAAAACTGGCTGAACACCAGTTGCGAAGCCATTAAGCCTTATATCTGCGATACCGGCGACCTGCTGCGGGAAGCGGAAGAGAACGGCAAACGGATTATGTTCGAGGCCCAGCTGGGCTCCCTGCGTGACCTGGATCACGGCATCTATCCGATGACCACCTCCTCCAACACCATCGCGGCATACGCACCCGTGGGCTCCGGCCTGCCGAGCGCCCAGCTGGACCGGATCATCGGCGTGGTGAAAGCTTACTCCACCTGCGTGGGCGAAGGCCCCTTCACCTGCGAAATGTTCGGTGAGGAAGCGGAAAAACTGCGTGAAGCGGGACATGAATACGGCGCCAAGACCGGCAGACCCCGCCGGGTCGGTCCGGTGGACCTGGTGGCCACCCGTTACGGCGTGCAGGTGCAGGGCGCCACGGAGATTGCCCTGACCAAGCTGGACGTGCTGAGCTACCTGGATGAGATTCCCGTCTGTGTCCGTTATGAACTGAACGGCGAGATGACAGACAAGTTCCCCTTCCCGGCAGCGCTGGATGACTGCAAGCCCGTGATTGAAACCGTCAAGGGCTGGAAGAAGGACATCAGCGGCGTACGCACCTGGGAAGACCTGCCTGAGGAAGCCAAGGCCTATGTGCAGATGATCGAAAAGGCGATCCGCTGCCCCATCAAGTGGGTTTCTGTCGGACCGGAAAGAGACAGCATCATTATGCGGTAA
- a CDS encoding AI-2E family transporter, translating to MSEERKAAERMLLRLLGVAAAFAVVRWVLPEVWDKMSPFIIAVPIAAALQPVIRFLQKRIKLKRSPASLIPVLLLLALFLGLIIWLLIFTIGHVPGIVSQSGDLMTESISTMRLAMSNLLTKIGESTDPGVADWIRNALTTLLERLSIWGTSIAQTVGTFVVNLATAMPYSIIYISFLTIGLYFIAKEYEEIRSYLPGGKRRKQDSRTTQLTNSTVKSLFGYLRVQGTFALIVGIVSWIYLTCFGFSYAGITALFCGVMELVPMIGSGVPYIIMSVIQFLLGNTAAGFQILFLTLGLQLLRRVLEPKLMSDSIGITPLESLIGMFVGMRFGGIIGLIGGPVLMSVLVGAFKGGLFASTARDFHLISVWMKNRLK from the coding sequence ATGAGCGAAGAAAGAAAAGCGGCTGAGCGGATGCTGCTGCGTCTGCTGGGCGTTGCCGCGGCGTTTGCCGTTGTACGCTGGGTGCTGCCGGAAGTGTGGGACAAGATGTCTCCCTTTATTATCGCTGTTCCGATAGCGGCCGCGCTGCAGCCGGTGATCCGGTTCCTGCAGAAACGGATCAAACTGAAACGAAGCCCTGCTTCGCTGATTCCGGTGCTCCTGCTGCTGGCTCTTTTCCTGGGACTGATTATCTGGCTGCTGATCTTTACGATCGGTCATGTTCCGGGAATCGTCAGTCAATCCGGAGACCTGATGACTGAGAGCATCAGTACGATGCGGCTGGCGATGAGCAATCTGCTTACAAAAATCGGGGAATCCACCGATCCCGGAGTGGCAGACTGGATCCGGAATGCCCTGACCACACTGCTGGAACGCCTGAGCATATGGGGAACCAGTATTGCGCAGACTGTGGGCACCTTTGTTGTCAATCTGGCGACAGCCATGCCTTACAGTATCATCTATATCAGCTTCCTGACTATCGGCCTGTACTTTATTGCCAAGGAATATGAGGAAATCCGCAGCTACCTGCCGGGCGGAAAACGCCGCAAGCAAGACAGCCGGACCACCCAGCTGACCAATTCCACGGTGAAAAGCCTGTTCGGCTACCTGCGGGTCCAGGGCACATTTGCCCTGATTGTCGGGATTGTGTCATGGATTTACCTGACCTGTTTCGGCTTTTCCTACGCGGGCATCACGGCCCTCTTCTGCGGCGTGATGGAACTGGTGCCGATGATCGGCAGCGGCGTACCCTATATTATTATGAGCGTTATCCAGTTCCTGCTGGGGAATACGGCGGCGGGATTCCAGATCCTGTTCCTGACCCTGGGCCTGCAGCTGCTGCGCCGGGTGCTGGAACCGAAACTGATGTCCGATTCCATCGGTATTACTCCGCTGGAGAGCCTGATCGGCATGTTTGTGGGTATGCGCTTCGGCGGCATCATTGGCCTGATCGGCGGACCGGTGCTGATGTCGGTGCTGGTGGGCGCTTTCAAGGGTGGATTGTTTGCTTCCACAGCAAGAGACTTCCATCTGATCTCCGTCTGGATGAAGAACAGATTGAAATAA
- the cysK gene encoding cysteine synthase A, with translation MSKIYKGSLELIGNTPLVEVVNIEKELGLEATVLVKLEYFNPAGSVKDRIAKAMIEDAEQKGLLKEGSVIIEPTSGNTGIGLASIAAAKGYRIILTMPETMSVERRNILKAYGAELVLTEGAKGMKGAIAKAEELAKETPNSFIPGQFVNPANPAIHRTTTGPEIWNDTDGKVDLFIAGVGTGGTLTGVGEYLKSKNPNVKVVALEPEDSPVLSEGHAGAHKIQGIGAGFVPDVLNTKVYDEIFKAANADAFATAKLLAKKEGISVGISSGAALFGAIQLAKRPENKGKTIVALLPDSGDRYYSTALFTE, from the coding sequence ATGTCTAAGATTTACAAAGGCTCTCTGGAGCTGATCGGGAATACCCCCCTGGTCGAAGTCGTGAATATCGAAAAGGAGCTGGGACTGGAAGCCACCGTCCTGGTGAAACTGGAATACTTCAATCCCGCCGGCAGCGTTAAGGACCGCATTGCCAAGGCCATGATCGAGGATGCTGAGCAGAAAGGCCTGCTGAAGGAAGGCTCCGTCATCATCGAGCCCACCAGCGGCAACACCGGTATCGGCCTGGCTTCCATCGCCGCCGCCAAGGGATACCGCATCATCCTGACCATGCCCGAAACCATGAGCGTGGAACGCCGGAACATCCTCAAGGCCTACGGTGCCGAGCTGGTGCTGACTGAGGGTGCCAAGGGCATGAAGGGCGCCATTGCCAAGGCTGAAGAACTGGCGAAGGAAACGCCCAACAGCTTTATCCCCGGCCAGTTCGTGAACCCCGCAAATCCCGCCATTCACCGGACAACCACCGGTCCCGAAATCTGGAACGATACGGACGGCAAGGTTGACCTGTTTATTGCCGGTGTCGGCACCGGCGGCACCCTGACCGGTGTCGGTGAATACCTGAAGTCCAAAAACCCCAACGTGAAGGTTGTCGCCCTGGAGCCGGAAGACTCCCCCGTGCTGTCTGAAGGCCATGCGGGCGCCCACAAGATCCAGGGCATCGGTGCCGGTTTCGTTCCGGACGTGCTGAACACCAAGGTCTATGATGAGATCTTCAAGGCCGCCAATGCGGATGCCTTTGCCACTGCCAAGCTGCTGGCAAAGAAGGAAGGCATCTCCGTGGGCATCTCCTCCGGTGCTGCCCTCTTCGGTGCCATCCAGCTGGCCAAGCGGCCCGAGAATAAGGGCAAGACCATCGTAGCCCTGCTGCCCGACAGCGGCGACCGCTACTACTCCACCGCCCTCTTCACTGAATGA
- a CDS encoding adenosine deaminase yields the protein MIFFQQFYLDKEKDIAVDLCMEGDRLFYTIRTPNHHTGNLITNLARLCGLQTEEDDRGLKVIRDEIPCYYDGDNRKMYILRLGNTKIANIFPDGRVEMKASIPAISKTLMSQTRDYRLGVAKTIVKTYIRSECKFHTDLHTHMNGNLPPDALIALGIVRQLRYPYYYIKKLGLKCDSSQTAKLEKRRAETEKKLGETGLTGKYRDRRIDDHTFINFAELILGNPTDAQYNIDRIRNSLTIPKDGQAVFADLEKVYLYRYVFTKGVPAEDPFSGINLALIPDREVLAYAEQMRRDRETERFGSNTLYQDLLLWIAREYRRRGIEYAEISDTALLNRDLFAARLREIHEVMPAVNRETGVMLRFLAGIRRIPLTIIRDRITPNDYLADNLQILRAIAGDPYVAGSDIIGEEINSILELRAVIRELVRIAGEHDGFVIRIHAGENDSLRDNVANSIDCVKEALAPGQPMPALRIGHGLYTCDLKTARGRKLLEDIKELGVTLEFQITSNVRLNNLSRLDNHPLRRYLRAGIACVQGTDGGALYGTDSIDEELSLEKLLGLSFEELKKMRRADERILQRSRQVFEQRMAAFREDCGAGDAEKWYQRRLEETPRITQDLWKESGRIDAAEELKELIAPLPEGLFPVVVAGGSFNHSGHRTVIREEDQQMIDRLLDTLDPAKTFFVIGHSLTGLEGRLAARNRGRFRIFAIVPTRISRAEKKRLQEAGVSVRISIESSGMGLYKSFAYEIFKRMNSVLLAFDGNAPAMNLIQEARNGRGKCRIFLNPRSRGLSEKAKLLEGYVRPLTEDADIAGVVEELR from the coding sequence ATGATCTTTTTTCAGCAGTTCTATCTCGATAAAGAAAAGGATATTGCGGTCGACCTCTGCATGGAGGGAGACCGCCTGTTTTATACCATCCGGACGCCGAATCACCATACCGGCAACCTGATCACCAACCTGGCCAGGCTGTGCGGCCTGCAGACAGAGGAGGATGACCGGGGACTGAAGGTGATCCGGGATGAGATCCCCTGTTACTATGACGGGGATAACCGTAAAATGTATATCCTGCGGCTGGGGAACACGAAGATCGCCAATATTTTCCCGGACGGCAGGGTGGAAATGAAGGCTTCGATTCCCGCCATTTCCAAAACCCTGATGAGCCAGACCCGGGACTACCGGCTCGGGGTGGCCAAGACGATCGTGAAAACCTATATCCGCAGCGAGTGCAAGTTCCATACGGACCTGCATACGCACATGAACGGCAACCTGCCGCCGGACGCGCTGATTGCCCTGGGCATTGTGCGGCAGCTGCGCTATCCCTATTACTACATTAAAAAACTGGGACTGAAGTGTGACTCGTCCCAGACAGCAAAGCTGGAAAAGCGCCGGGCTGAAACGGAGAAAAAGCTGGGAGAAACCGGCCTGACCGGCAAGTACCGGGACCGGCGGATTGACGACCATACCTTTATCAATTTTGCGGAGCTGATCCTGGGAAATCCTACGGACGCCCAGTATAACATTGACCGGATCCGGAACTCCCTGACCATCCCCAAGGACGGACAGGCGGTGTTCGCGGACCTGGAAAAGGTATACCTGTACCGCTATGTGTTTACCAAGGGAGTGCCGGCAGAGGATCCCTTCAGCGGGATCAACCTGGCCCTGATCCCGGACCGGGAAGTGCTGGCTTACGCGGAGCAGATGCGCCGGGACCGGGAAACGGAACGCTTCGGAAGCAACACCCTGTACCAGGACCTGCTGCTCTGGATTGCCCGGGAATACCGCCGCAGGGGGATTGAGTACGCGGAAATTTCGGATACGGCCCTGCTGAACCGGGATCTGTTCGCTGCAAGACTGCGGGAAATCCATGAAGTGATGCCGGCTGTGAACCGGGAGACCGGGGTGATGCTCCGGTTCCTGGCCGGTATCCGCCGGATACCGCTGACCATTATCCGGGACAGGATTACCCCGAACGACTACCTGGCGGACAACCTGCAGATCCTCCGGGCGATAGCCGGGGATCCCTATGTGGCCGGAAGCGATATCATCGGTGAGGAAATCAACAGCATCCTGGAACTGCGGGCGGTGATACGGGAACTGGTCCGGATCGCGGGAGAACACGACGGCTTTGTGATCCGGATTCACGCGGGCGAGAATGACTCCCTGAGGGACAACGTGGCCAACAGTATTGACTGCGTGAAGGAAGCACTGGCGCCCGGACAGCCCATGCCAGCCCTGCGGATCGGCCATGGTCTGTACACCTGCGACCTGAAGACAGCCCGGGGCAGGAAGCTGCTGGAGGACATCAAGGAACTGGGCGTGACGCTGGAATTCCAGATCACTTCCAATGTGCGGCTGAACAACCTTTCCCGGCTGGACAACCATCCGCTCCGCCGGTACCTGCGGGCGGGCATTGCCTGCGTACAGGGAACCGACGGCGGTGCCCTGTACGGAACGGATTCCATTGATGAGGAACTCTCCCTGGAAAAACTGCTGGGGCTGAGCTTTGAGGAACTGAAGAAGATGCGCCGGGCGGATGAACGGATCCTGCAGCGGAGCCGGCAGGTCTTTGAGCAGCGGATGGCGGCGTTCCGGGAGGACTGCGGTGCCGGAGACGCGGAAAAGTGGTACCAGCGCAGGCTGGAGGAGACGCCGCGGATCACCCAGGACCTGTGGAAGGAATCCGGACGGATTGACGCGGCGGAGGAGCTGAAGGAACTGATTGCGCCGCTGCCGGAAGGCCTGTTCCCGGTAGTGGTGGCGGGCGGCAGCTTTAACCACAGCGGACACCGGACGGTGATCCGGGAAGAGGATCAGCAGATGATTGACCGGCTGCTGGACACCCTGGATCCGGCCAAGACCTTCTTTGTGATCGGCCACAGCCTGACGGGGCTGGAGGGCCGCCTGGCCGCGAGGAACCGGGGACGGTTCCGGATTTTTGCCATTGTGCCTACACGGATCAGCCGGGCTGAGAAGAAGCGGCTGCAGGAGGCCGGCGTATCGGTACGGATCTCCATTGAAAGCTCCGGAATGGGTCTGTACAAGAGCTTTGCCTATGAGATCTTCAAGCGTATGAACTCCGTACTGCTGGCCTTTGACGGCAACGCGCCGGCCATGAACCTGATCCAGGAGGCGCGGAACGGCCGGGGAAAGTGCCGGATTTTCCTGAATCCCCGTTCCCGGGGACTGAGCGAGAAGGCGAAACTGCTGGAAGGATACGTCCGGCCGCTGACGGAAGACGCGGATATCGCAGGCGTTGTGGAAGAACTGAGATAA
- a CDS encoding MATE family efflux transporter encodes MTRKALSVAWPAMMESFFVALAGMIDTMMVSALGSYAIAAVGLTNQPKFIGLTIFFGINVAVSALVARRKGEKRQDTANQILLTAIILACIACVVVSVLFVVFAPWMMELAGSNADTHEAAVTYFQIIMGGTFFNVITMVINSAQRGSGNTKLSMTTNLTSSVVNILFNYLLIEGHFGFPAWGIRGAAIATVLGTVVAAGMAVSSLFRRNSYVRIPLMKQLKLRYSRDCAKSIWHLALNTSLENIAARVGFLATAMIAARLGTDEFAAHNIGMSILGLGFSFADGMQVAAVALAGESLGAGQKERAKRYGSICQRIGLLISFILALLLFFGGRWFYGLYFSEPHILEMGELICRYLIVIVLLQISQIIFTGCLRAAGDVRYVLYAAMISIAGIRTVSTLLMVNVLGWGLTGVWLGILADQLSRFIMVSLRFKQGKWVDLKI; translated from the coding sequence ATGACCCGGAAGGCACTGTCTGTTGCCTGGCCGGCGATGATGGAAAGCTTTTTCGTGGCGCTGGCCGGCATGATCGATACCATGATGGTTTCAGCTCTGGGAAGCTATGCCATCGCGGCGGTCGGCCTGACCAACCAGCCCAAGTTTATCGGACTGACGATTTTCTTTGGGATCAATGTGGCGGTTTCCGCCCTGGTGGCACGCCGCAAGGGGGAAAAACGCCAGGATACGGCCAACCAGATCCTGCTGACGGCGATTATCCTGGCCTGTATTGCCTGCGTCGTGGTATCGGTGCTGTTTGTGGTCTTTGCTCCCTGGATGATGGAACTGGCCGGCAGCAACGCGGATACGCATGAGGCGGCGGTGACTTACTTCCAGATCATCATGGGCGGCACATTCTTCAATGTGATTACCATGGTGATCAATTCCGCCCAGCGGGGGAGCGGCAATACCAAGCTGTCCATGACCACGAACCTGACCAGCAGCGTGGTGAACATCCTGTTCAACTATCTGCTGATTGAGGGTCACTTCGGCTTCCCGGCCTGGGGAATCCGGGGCGCGGCGATTGCCACGGTGCTGGGCACGGTGGTGGCTGCCGGTATGGCGGTATCCTCCCTGTTCCGCCGGAACAGCTATGTGCGTATTCCCCTGATGAAACAGCTGAAACTCCGTTATTCACGGGACTGTGCGAAGTCCATCTGGCATCTGGCGCTGAATACGTCCCTGGAGAATATCGCGGCGCGGGTCGGCTTCCTGGCGACGGCCATGATTGCGGCCCGGCTGGGAACGGATGAGTTCGCGGCGCACAATATCGGCATGAGCATCCTGGGCCTGGGCTTCTCTTTTGCGGACGGCATGCAGGTAGCGGCAGTGGCGCTGGCGGGTGAGTCGCTGGGCGCCGGACAGAAGGAAAGGGCTAAACGCTACGGCAGTATCTGCCAGCGGATCGGCCTGCTGATTTCCTTTATCCTGGCATTGCTGCTGTTCTTCGGCGGACGATGGTTCTACGGACTGTATTTCAGCGAGCCTCATATCCTGGAGATGGGCGAACTGATCTGCCGGTACCTGATTGTGATTGTACTGCTGCAGATCAGCCAGATTATCTTTACCGGCTGCCTGCGGGCGGCGGGCGACGTACGGTACGTACTGTATGCAGCCATGATTTCCATTGCGGGAATCCGGACGGTATCCACCCTGCTGATGGTGAACGTGCTTGGCTGGGGACTGACCGGCGTCTGGCTGGGAATCCTTGCGGATCAGCTGTCTCGGTTTATCATGGTTTCCCTGCGGTTTAAGCAGGGAAAGTGGGTTGATCTGAAGATCTGA
- a CDS encoding epoxyqueuosine reductase QueH, with protein sequence MEKRNYQREMEAEIARLEGRKPTLLLHSCCGPCSSAVLERLTEHFQVTLLYYNPNIEPEEEYLHRLSEQKRLLTLLPGEIPMLPCDYDHEAFDAFAPALADAPEGGERCLACFAMRLNYTAEQAKAHGFEYFTTTLSVSPHKNADNVNRIGEEAGKRYGVKYLFADFKKKNGYLRSLELSREYELYRQDYCGCRYSMHNA encoded by the coding sequence ATGGAGAAAAGAAACTATCAGCGGGAGATGGAAGCTGAAATCGCACGGCTGGAAGGCCGAAAACCGACACTGCTTCTGCACAGCTGCTGCGGTCCATGCTCCAGCGCAGTGCTTGAGCGGCTGACCGAGCATTTCCAGGTGACACTGCTGTATTACAATCCGAATATTGAACCGGAAGAGGAATACCTGCACCGGCTTTCAGAGCAGAAACGCCTGCTGACGCTGCTGCCGGGAGAGATACCGATGCTGCCCTGTGATTATGATCACGAGGCGTTTGACGCCTTCGCACCGGCACTGGCGGACGCTCCGGAGGGCGGGGAACGCTGCCTGGCCTGCTTTGCCATGCGGCTGAACTATACCGCGGAGCAGGCGAAAGCCCACGGCTTTGAATACTTTACGACCACGCTTTCCGTCAGCCCGCACAAGAACGCGGACAATGTGAACCGGATCGGGGAGGAAGCCGGAAAACGGTACGGGGTGAAATACCTGTTTGCTGACTTCAAGAAAAAGAACGGATACCTCCGATCCCTGGAACTGTCCAGGGAGTACGAGCTGTACCGGCAGGACTACTGCGGATGCAGATATTCAATGCATAATGCATAA